The following proteins are encoded in a genomic region of Vibrio tasmaniensis:
- the rsfS gene encoding ribosome silencing factor — protein sequence MLREELKDFLADKADDMKAESIVTIDVEGKSSVTDYMIVCTGTSKRHVASIAQHVADEVRKAGMNPLGMDGQQEGEWVVLDMGTSMLHVMQEEHRELYQLEKLWG from the coding sequence GTGTTACGTGAAGAACTAAAAGATTTTCTTGCAGACAAAGCCGACGACATGAAAGCAGAATCGATTGTGACTATCGATGTAGAAGGCAAATCAAGTGTTACTGACTACATGATTGTTTGTACTGGTACATCGAAGCGCCATGTTGCCTCTATTGCACAGCATGTTGCTGATGAAGTGCGTAAGGCAGGCATGAATCCCCTTGGCATGGACGGCCAACAAGAAGGTGAATGGGTTGTTCTAGATATGGGCACGAGCATGCTTCACGTTATGCAAGAAGAGCATCGTGAACTGTACCAACTAGAAAAACTTTGGGGCTAA
- the holA gene encoding DNA polymerase III subunit delta yields MRIFADRLSEQLAKQLSNVYLIFGNEPLLLQESREAIQKTAKEQGFEERHRFAIDSSLDWNQVYDCTQALSLFSSRQVIELELPESGVNAAIAKELLAISEHIHNDILLILIGTKLTKAQESAKWFKALSNQGHWISCLTPDVSRLPQFVQTRCRQIGLSPDPEAIQMLAQWHEGNLFALTQSLEKLALQYPDGKLTLVRLEESLSRHNHFTPFHWSDALLAGKGNRAQRILRQLEAEGIEPVILLRSIQRELALLLQMQQQMKQMPITQVFEKHRIWQSKKPLYNAALTRVSISQLHSLFALLTQAELMTKTQYEQSPWPLIHQLSVEFCIPSASIPFHA; encoded by the coding sequence ATGCGTATTTTTGCTGATCGTTTATCTGAGCAACTTGCTAAGCAGTTAAGTAACGTTTACCTAATTTTTGGTAACGAACCTTTACTGCTGCAGGAAAGCCGAGAAGCGATTCAAAAGACAGCCAAAGAGCAAGGCTTCGAAGAACGCCACCGCTTTGCTATTGATAGCAGTTTGGACTGGAATCAAGTCTACGACTGCACTCAAGCATTGAGCCTATTCTCTAGTCGTCAGGTCATCGAACTTGAATTACCAGAGTCCGGGGTCAATGCGGCGATTGCAAAAGAGCTACTCGCAATCTCTGAGCATATACACAACGATATTCTATTGATCTTAATTGGCACTAAGCTCACTAAGGCTCAAGAAAGTGCGAAGTGGTTTAAAGCGCTGTCTAATCAGGGTCACTGGATCAGCTGCCTAACCCCAGACGTTAGCCGATTGCCTCAATTTGTCCAAACGCGCTGTCGTCAAATCGGCTTGTCACCGGATCCTGAAGCGATACAAATGCTGGCACAATGGCATGAGGGTAATCTATTTGCACTCACCCAAAGCCTAGAAAAACTGGCTCTCCAATACCCAGATGGAAAGCTCACATTAGTACGCTTAGAAGAATCGCTGAGTCGGCACAACCATTTTACTCCCTTCCATTGGAGTGATGCGTTATTAGCAGGCAAAGGCAACCGCGCACAACGAATCCTGCGTCAGTTAGAAGCAGAAGGTATCGAACCCGTTATCTTATTGCGCAGCATACAACGTGAGCTTGCTCTGCTATTACAAATGCAGCAACAAATGAAACAGATGCCAATCACGCAGGTATTTGAAAAGCACCGTATCTGGCAATCTAAAAAACCTCTTTATAACGCCGCGCTAACAAGAGTTTCGATATCTCAATTACACTCCCTGTTTGCGCTGCTCACTCAAGCAGAATTGATGACAAAAACGCAATATGAACAGTCGCCTTGGCCACTAATTCATCAGTTAAGCGTAGAGTTTTGTATCCCGTCAGCTTCAATCCCATTTCACGCATAA
- a CDS encoding LPS-assembly lipoprotein LptE, whose product MRLTLSSLKVTIVVLTVSLLSACGFHLRGDYSIPEELNKISVTSYDQYSTFTRMMKSQLRMIDVEIVPPAENTPNLHIISEGVGERTLSLYQGSQTTGLRAAEKELTFNASYRVTIPELGDKTFSTSVTRSYLDNPLTALAKSVERDMIEDEMRKLATSQILRQMARLKATIAADNMALEELEQVQVKELEKQYNIKNIEIDDVEIDASAAPDAEPAVTVEQ is encoded by the coding sequence ATGCGCCTGACACTATCTTCATTGAAAGTTACTATTGTTGTTCTAACCGTTAGCCTATTAAGTGCCTGTGGTTTCCACCTACGTGGTGATTACTCCATTCCCGAAGAGCTCAACAAGATCTCAGTAACCAGTTACGACCAATACAGTACGTTTACACGTATGATGAAAAGCCAGCTGCGTATGATTGATGTCGAAATTGTACCGCCCGCAGAAAATACGCCTAACCTGCACATCATTAGTGAAGGCGTCGGTGAGCGAACCTTGTCTCTTTATCAAGGCTCACAAACAACAGGTCTTCGCGCCGCTGAAAAAGAGCTAACTTTCAATGCATCATATCGTGTGACGATACCAGAGCTAGGCGACAAAACCTTCTCAACCAGCGTAACCCGAAGCTATTTAGACAACCCACTAACAGCGCTCGCGAAATCGGTTGAACGTGACATGATTGAAGATGAGATGCGCAAGTTGGCAACAAGCCAAATCCTTCGCCAGATGGCCCGTCTGAAAGCGACTATTGCCGCGGATAACATGGCTCTAGAAGAACTTGAACAAGTTCAAGTGAAAGAGCTTGAGAAACAATACAACATCAAGAACATCGAAATTGACGACGTTGAGATCGACGCAAGTGCAGCACCTGATGCTGAGCCTGCCGTAACTGTCGAGCAATAG